In the Leptospira sp. WS4.C2 genome, one interval contains:
- a CDS encoding SBBP repeat-containing protein, with protein MHIDVFGDIYLVGSSAGPFNELAAVGAGSILIKLNNSGAVLWTRIFPTGSETLGYGVTSDAEGNVYITGNTKQNKVRLMHTL; from the coding sequence ATGCATATCGATGTCTTTGGGGATATTTATCTTGTTGGATCATCTGCTGGACCTTTTAACGAACTTGCTGCAGTAGGTGCAGGGAGTATTCTTATCAAACTCAATAATTCGGGAGCAGTGCTTTGGACACGAATTTTTCCTACAGGCAGTGAAACGTTAGGTTACGGAGTTACCTCCGATGCAGAAGGGAATGTCTACATAACAGGAAATACCAAACAAAACAAGGTACGTTTGATGCATACCTTATGA
- a CDS encoding NAD(P) transhydrogenase subunit alpha — protein sequence MEIFVTAVTIFVLAIFVGFEIITKIPPILHTPLMSGSNAISGITLIGALYAAGIQESNITKILGLLSVIFATINVVGGFLVTHRMLGMFKKKDTPK from the coding sequence ATGGAAATATTTGTTACAGCCGTCACGATTTTCGTCCTCGCGATCTTCGTGGGATTTGAAATTATCACAAAAATCCCTCCCATCCTCCACACCCCTCTTATGTCGGGTTCTAACGCCATTTCCGGCATTACCTTAATTGGTGCGCTCTATGCTGCCGGAATCCAAGAGAGTAACATTACCAAAATTTTGGGATTACTCTCTGTTATTTTTGCTACGATCAACGTAGTAGGTGGGTTTCTCGTAACACACCGAATGCTTGGAATGTTTAAGAAAAAGGATACACCAAAATAA
- a CDS encoding DUF1554 domain-containing protein → MDWVLKPNKEYRQSNGTTIVGTTTANGIFTFPLTNPFRSTVPNSNMTATGLNGNWTSNANDCSNWTGTGSFTMALYNETTSDAIFANGTAGCTNTAAIICVEQ, encoded by the coding sequence ATGGATTGGGTGTTAAAACCTAATAAAGAGTATAGACAATCCAATGGTACTACCATTGTGGGAACGACGACTGCCAATGGAATTTTTACGTTTCCTTTGACAAATCCATTTCGAAGTACGGTCCCTAATTCAAATATGACAGCTACAGGATTGAATGGAAATTGGACGAGTAATGCAAATGATTGTTCGAATTGGACCGGAACTGGTAGTTTCACAATGGCGCTATATAACGAAACTACATCTGATGCAATCTTTGCTAATGGAACTGCCGGGTGTACTAACACTGCAGCAATCATCTGTGTAGAACAATAG
- a CDS encoding SBBP repeat-containing protein: protein MKEWTRLLGQTGSVQTFSSTAATDRFGNTYISGTTVGSIAGQPKVPPGLNKCISMSLGIFILLDHLLDLLTNLLQ, encoded by the coding sequence ATCAAGGAATGGACAAGGTTACTCGGCCAGACAGGTTCTGTTCAGACATTCTCTTCCACAGCCGCCACAGACAGATTCGGTAATACTTACATTTCTGGAACAACGGTAGGATCGATTGCGGGTCAGCCAAAAGTACCACCTGGATTGAACAAATGCATATCGATGTCTTTGGGGATATTTATCTTGTTGGATCATCTGCTGGACCTTTTAACGAACTTGCTGCAGTAG
- the purF gene encoding amidophosphoribosyltransferase, whose product MILQSDKPKEECAIYGIYNSKEAANFTYLGLYSMQHRGQESSGIVTTDGSHLYRYANMGLVANIFTQPKIKELIGDSAIGHNRYSTTGASFLRNAQPVRVESHLGPVALAHNGNLVNSWDIRNRLERDGSIFQTTIDSEVIVHLMAKSHKSDLLEALCESLGQVRGAYSLLVLTPRYLIAVRDPNGFRPLVMGKRSDGAIVFASETCAFDITDTEYVRDVEPGEMVVIDHTGVRSLYPFPKAKPSLCIFEYIYFARPDSYIFEESVYKVRKSLGRQLARVMPVEADVVIPVPDSANIAALGYSEESGIPYQSGLIRSHYIGRTFIEPDQKIRDFGAKIKYNVVKEVVNGKRVVIIDDSVMRGTTSRKIIKMIRNAGAKEIHFRVSAPPTVSPCYYGIDIPTHKELIASTHSIDEIQKYLRVDSLAYLTLDTMHKAVEGHKGGGFCDACFTSNYPVEFQDHAGNQKSLFTEYATEE is encoded by the coding sequence ATGATTCTCCAATCTGACAAACCAAAAGAAGAATGTGCCATATACGGCATCTACAATAGCAAGGAAGCTGCTAATTTTACCTACCTAGGTTTGTACTCAATGCAACACCGAGGCCAGGAGTCCAGTGGGATCGTCACAACAGATGGATCTCACTTATACCGGTATGCCAATATGGGTCTCGTGGCAAATATCTTCACTCAACCGAAGATCAAAGAGCTCATCGGGGATTCGGCCATTGGTCACAACCGGTATTCCACAACGGGGGCGAGTTTTTTACGAAATGCCCAGCCCGTCCGGGTGGAATCCCACTTAGGTCCAGTGGCTTTGGCACACAACGGAAACCTAGTGAACTCTTGGGACATCAGAAATCGCCTCGAAAGAGACGGATCTATTTTCCAAACCACCATCGATTCCGAAGTCATTGTCCACCTGATGGCAAAAAGCCATAAATCGGATTTGCTCGAAGCTCTTTGTGAGTCGCTTGGGCAAGTGCGCGGTGCCTACTCTCTGTTAGTTTTAACTCCAAGATACCTAATTGCTGTTCGGGATCCTAATGGATTCCGACCACTTGTGATGGGGAAACGTTCTGATGGAGCGATTGTGTTCGCATCTGAGACTTGCGCTTTTGATATTACGGATACAGAATATGTGAGAGATGTGGAGCCTGGGGAAATGGTTGTCATTGACCATACCGGAGTGCGTTCTCTTTATCCATTTCCAAAAGCAAAACCAAGCCTTTGTATTTTTGAATATATTTATTTTGCAAGACCCGATTCCTATATCTTTGAAGAATCTGTTTATAAAGTAAGAAAATCTCTTGGGCGCCAGTTAGCGCGTGTTATGCCTGTGGAAGCTGATGTGGTCATTCCTGTTCCCGATTCTGCAAATATTGCCGCACTTGGTTACAGTGAAGAGTCTGGGATTCCTTACCAAAGTGGACTCATCCGTTCCCATTACATTGGTCGTACTTTCATTGAACCGGACCAAAAAATTCGGGACTTTGGAGCCAAAATCAAATACAATGTGGTGAAAGAAGTCGTGAATGGGAAACGCGTAGTGATCATTGACGACTCTGTCATGCGCGGAACCACAAGCCGAAAGATCATTAAAATGATTCGGAATGCTGGTGCAAAAGAAATCCATTTTCGCGTATCGGCTCCTCCTACAGTTTCGCCTTGTTATTACGGAATCGACATTCCTACTCATAAAGAGCTCATTGCCTCAACACATAGCATCGATGAAATCCAAAAGTATCTTCGTGTGGATTCACTTGCTTATCTAACTTTGGATACAATGCACAAAGCAGTGGAAGGACATAAAGGTGGTGGGTTTTGTGATGCTTGTTTTACATCCAACTACCCTGTTGAATTCCAAGACCATGCGGGAAACCAAAAGTCACTGTTTACGGAATACGCGACGGAAGAGTAA
- a CDS encoding NAD(P)(+) transhydrogenase (Re/Si-specific) subunit beta, which yields MELVSILNLSYLVASILFIVGIKQLAHPKTASRGNLLGALGMFIAVVATLFDQAILTYDWIIVGVLIGSVIGIILAIKIQMTAMPQLVAVLNGFGGIASVFVAGAALQLAIPKYAFAVNYQEIVSIVFSAVIGGITFSGSFIAFGKLQGFITEKAVRYPGDQLVKILVGLTAVGLGVYGCLEPTDESIYWILSGVSLLLGIFLVIPIGGADMPVVISLLNSYSGIAASATGFVLNNNVLIISGSLVGASGIILTQIMCKAMNRSLTNVLFGGFGAVATEMKDDGDFYSGKIKSTSADEVAMLLDVARTVVIVPGYGMAVAQAQHAVRDLYQLLTARGIDVTFAIHPVAGRMPGHMNVLLAEADIPYDRLKEMDEINSTFENVDVVIVNGANDVTNPLAKTDPKSPIAGMPILDVGNAKTVVVIKRSLSPGFAGVPNPLFIADNCLMLFGDGKKATQEMIAALKES from the coding sequence ATGGAACTAGTTAGTATTCTTAATCTTTCTTATCTCGTTGCTTCCATACTTTTCATTGTTGGGATCAAACAATTAGCTCATCCAAAAACGGCATCACGAGGAAACTTACTCGGTGCCTTGGGTATGTTCATCGCCGTTGTCGCAACTCTCTTTGACCAAGCCATCTTAACTTATGATTGGATCATTGTTGGTGTCCTTATTGGATCAGTGATCGGTATCATCTTAGCGATCAAAATCCAAATGACGGCTATGCCTCAACTTGTTGCAGTACTCAATGGATTTGGTGGGATTGCTTCCGTTTTTGTTGCGGGTGCCGCTTTACAACTTGCGATTCCTAAGTATGCATTTGCAGTCAACTACCAAGAGATTGTTTCCATAGTTTTTTCTGCGGTTATCGGAGGTATTACCTTCTCTGGAAGTTTTATCGCCTTCGGTAAGTTACAAGGTTTTATTACAGAAAAAGCTGTCCGTTATCCCGGTGACCAACTAGTAAAAATTTTAGTCGGTCTTACGGCAGTCGGACTTGGTGTTTACGGATGTCTAGAACCAACGGATGAATCCATTTACTGGATTTTAAGTGGTGTGAGTTTACTTCTTGGTATCTTCCTTGTAATCCCGATTGGTGGAGCCGACATGCCGGTTGTGATTTCCCTTCTTAACTCCTATTCGGGAATTGCTGCTTCGGCAACAGGATTTGTCCTTAATAATAATGTTCTTATCATTTCAGGATCCCTTGTGGGAGCCTCTGGAATTATTCTAACACAAATCATGTGTAAAGCGATGAATCGTAGTTTGACGAATGTTCTATTCGGTGGATTCGGGGCTGTCGCTACAGAAATGAAAGATGATGGCGATTTTTACTCTGGCAAAATCAAATCAACTAGTGCTGATGAAGTGGCTATGCTCTTAGATGTTGCAAGAACTGTAGTGATTGTCCCTGGTTATGGTATGGCTGTAGCGCAAGCACAACATGCGGTGCGTGATTTATACCAACTTCTTACTGCTCGCGGTATCGATGTAACATTTGCAATCCATCCAGTTGCTGGTCGGATGCCTGGTCATATGAACGTTTTACTTGCAGAAGCAGATATTCCTTATGATCGATTGAAAGAGATGGACGAGATCAATAGTACTTTCGAAAATGTTGATGTTGTGATCGTCAATGGTGCGAATGATGTCACTAACCCGCTTGCAAAAACAGATCCAAAATCACCGATCGCTGGTATGCCGATTTTGGATGTTGGAAATGCAAAAACGGTAGTTGTGATCAAACGTTCTTTGAGTCCTGGATTTGCTGGAGTGCCTAATCCACTCTTTATCGCTGACAACTGTTTGATGTTGTTTGGTGATGGTAAAAAAGCAACACAAGAGATGATCGCAGCTTTAAAAGAATCTTAG
- a CDS encoding response regulator transcription factor, translating into MKKQVYIVDDHPLVVDALQNLIAKSEDLECIGSADNIEKSFNDIEKLQPSLVLIDIQLKQNQNGLQLLKRLRTTFPNIAVIIISMLTDDTFVDRAFKLGAMGYVFKEDTTTQIVEAIHTVLKGDYFVSSSQATRLLGHLYRASQKDEKDPIDRLSNRELEVFLMIGEGMPVKEIAANMGLAPSTIETLRSRIKSKLSITENEKLIRVAVEWKYTQAKTDIVVS; encoded by the coding sequence ATGAAGAAACAAGTCTATATCGTTGATGACCACCCTCTTGTAGTAGATGCACTACAAAACTTAATTGCTAAATCAGAAGATTTAGAGTGCATCGGGAGTGCGGATAACATTGAAAAATCATTTAATGATATAGAAAAACTGCAACCAAGTTTGGTGTTAATTGATATCCAACTCAAACAAAACCAAAATGGTTTGCAGTTACTCAAACGCCTTCGAACCACTTTTCCTAATATCGCCGTCATCATTATCAGTATGTTGACGGATGATACATTTGTGGATCGTGCCTTTAAATTAGGTGCGATGGGATATGTTTTCAAAGAAGATACAACCACACAAATTGTAGAAGCCATCCATACAGTTCTAAAAGGTGATTATTTTGTAAGTTCCTCGCAAGCCACTCGTTTGTTAGGTCACTTATACAGAGCTTCACAAAAAGACGAAAAGGATCCTATCGACAGACTTTCCAATCGTGAATTGGAAGTGTTTCTTATGATTGGTGAAGGTATGCCTGTGAAGGAAATTGCAGCCAATATGGGACTTGCTCCCTCTACGATTGAAACTTTACGTTCTCGGATCAAATCCAAACTCAGCATTACGGAAAACGAAAAACTCATCCGTGTGGCAGTAGAGTGGAAATACACCCAAGCCAAAACTGATATCGTCGTTTCCTAA
- a CDS encoding MBOAT family protein — protein MLFNSFVFVVFFVLLYTIYWQLNSRFQKLIILVGSLIFYGYWDLLFLCHFVIVVLLNYLFYKLANYKFNKNQITGIIIFNLLNLIFFKYFYFLVNVIKDLIGYQQITEVTSFLPNIVLPLAISFYTFQILAFQIDVYRGKIQSAVSAVDFTIFIMFFPQLIAGPIMRHTDFFKQLHSKKRFLELPFNAGGYLILLGVLKKVIIADNISPVIEPFFSHPESYSSFSALLSVYGFAIQIYCDFSGYCDIARGLALLLGYDIPVNFNAPYFSTSLKEFWQRWHITLSQWLRDYLYISLGGNRFGNARMYFNLVVTMVLGGLWHGANYTFLVWGALHGLYLIIERILTDPKKQSSSYVLKILKGLIVFHLVCFAWLFFRIERIQDFQSIYQNLISQSGINITQIVKLERLIAVGFLLHTYEYYQRKVAIQFKYRKLFLPGFAIVCGILVLTLTSDSAQFIYFQF, from the coding sequence GTGTTATTTAACTCATTCGTTTTTGTAGTATTTTTTGTATTATTATATACTATTTATTGGCAACTCAATTCTAGATTTCAAAAATTAATCATCCTGGTTGGATCGCTTATTTTTTATGGATATTGGGATCTTTTGTTTTTATGCCATTTTGTAATCGTTGTATTACTAAATTACTTATTTTATAAACTCGCAAATTATAAATTTAACAAAAACCAAATCACTGGGATTATCATTTTCAATTTATTAAACTTAATCTTTTTTAAGTACTTTTACTTTTTAGTAAATGTCATCAAAGATTTAATTGGTTATCAGCAAATAACAGAAGTAACTTCGTTTTTACCAAACATCGTATTACCGCTAGCGATTAGTTTTTATACCTTCCAAATCTTAGCCTTCCAAATCGATGTATACAGGGGCAAAATTCAATCTGCAGTATCTGCTGTAGATTTTACAATTTTTATCATGTTCTTTCCTCAGTTGATTGCGGGACCAATCATGAGGCATACAGATTTTTTCAAACAACTGCATAGCAAAAAAAGGTTTTTAGAACTTCCATTTAATGCGGGTGGTTATCTCATATTATTGGGTGTATTAAAGAAAGTGATCATTGCGGATAACATTTCTCCAGTGATCGAACCATTTTTTAGCCATCCTGAAAGTTATAGTAGTTTTAGTGCTCTTTTGTCTGTATATGGTTTTGCGATTCAAATCTATTGTGACTTTTCTGGTTACTGTGACATTGCCAGAGGGTTGGCCTTACTCTTAGGATATGATATCCCTGTAAACTTTAATGCACCATATTTTTCAACATCGTTAAAAGAATTTTGGCAAAGATGGCATATAACACTTTCTCAATGGTTACGCGACTACTTATATATTTCGTTAGGTGGAAACAGATTTGGAAATGCTAGAATGTATTTTAATTTAGTCGTGACAATGGTGTTAGGTGGATTATGGCATGGTGCAAATTATACGTTTTTAGTTTGGGGTGCGTTGCATGGTTTGTATTTAATCATAGAAAGAATTTTGACAGATCCAAAAAAACAATCTTCATCCTACGTTTTGAAGATACTAAAAGGTTTAATTGTTTTTCATTTAGTATGTTTTGCTTGGCTATTTTTTAGAATTGAACGAATTCAGGATTTTCAATCCATCTATCAAAACTTGATCAGCCAATCAGGAATTAATATCACACAAATTGTTAAATTAGAGCGTTTGATAGCCGTTGGATTTTTACTGCATACATATGAGTATTACCAAAGGAAGGTAGCGATCCAATTTAAATATAGAAAATTGTTTTTACCTGGTTTTGCCATCGTATGTGGGATTTTGGTATTAACATTAACTTCCGATTCAGCACAGTTCATCTACTTTCAATTTTAG
- a CDS encoding DUF1574 family protein has protein sequence MKFKKFRILYLFLLFFAIDKLVLIPSVRAFLTGEEVVNHFIESFKNLNADYLSDNRFQDKKKIWAFGTSRSFGFYQFVSLPYVQNSVYLSNQQKKELEHYKIYTFAAPASNPLIYFTRFNQLMDQNYRPDFVFLEVSAFSFNKNNLFYNFTLLEGMPLEFAIAHFNELPNDFAKDYFFSRLFSLSRYKISTKAISAHLFGTKDESMELFKNFLPANAGLNNPLANEFETKTNREDYPYLPNNFNDFKIYPNNDTDKYIKVPMFVDFLKKEFYGNFSNNEVIFQFLSSIIDRSKKNNIPVVLWIPKVHKELNDFYLSASFYPNWKMKIQTLAEEKGIRFVDLNEEGKIQCDYFSDAAHISGRCIPEVIANILGIPK, from the coding sequence ATGAAATTTAAAAAATTCCGAATTTTATATTTATTCTTACTTTTTTTTGCTATTGATAAACTAGTTTTAATCCCTTCTGTTCGTGCTTTTTTGACAGGCGAAGAAGTCGTAAACCATTTCATTGAATCATTTAAAAATCTAAATGCTGATTATTTAAGTGACAATCGTTTTCAAGATAAAAAGAAAATTTGGGCATTTGGTACATCTCGATCCTTTGGATTTTATCAATTTGTTTCACTTCCTTATGTTCAAAATTCCGTTTACTTATCCAATCAACAAAAAAAAGAACTAGAACACTATAAGATTTATACTTTTGCCGCACCAGCTTCCAATCCTTTAATTTATTTTACTCGATTCAATCAATTGATGGATCAAAACTATCGACCTGATTTTGTTTTTTTAGAAGTATCAGCCTTTTCATTTAATAAAAATAATCTTTTTTATAATTTTACATTGTTAGAAGGAATGCCTTTGGAATTTGCAATTGCACATTTCAATGAATTGCCAAATGATTTTGCTAAGGATTATTTTTTTTCCCGATTGTTTAGTTTGAGTCGTTATAAGATTTCTACGAAAGCTATTTCGGCTCATTTATTTGGAACAAAAGATGAAAGTATGGAATTGTTTAAGAATTTTCTTCCTGCGAATGCTGGTTTGAACAATCCTTTAGCTAATGAATTTGAAACTAAGACAAACCGAGAAGATTATCCATATTTACCCAATAACTTTAATGATTTTAAAATTTATCCAAATAACGATACTGATAAGTATATCAAAGTGCCAATGTTCGTGGATTTTTTAAAAAAGGAATTTTATGGAAATTTTTCTAACAATGAAGTCATCTTCCAATTTTTATCCAGTATCATTGACCGAAGCAAAAAAAACAATATCCCTGTGGTTTTGTGGATTCCCAAGGTTCACAAGGAGCTAAATGATTTTTATCTTTCAGCTTCTTTTTATCCAAATTGGAAAATGAAAATCCAAACATTAGCCGAAGAAAAAGGAATTCGTTTTGTTGATTTAAACGAAGAAGGAAAAATCCAATGTGATTATTTCAGCGATGCTGCTCATATCTCTGGACGGTGTATACCCGAAGTGATAGCAAATATATTAGGAATACCTAAATAG
- a CDS encoding ribonuclease D: MQINSNYILVDTAKALDLALINLRQSKIMSIDTESSGYYTYYPKVCLIQINSNGKNYLIDPLKITNLSALSPLFEDPNILKIFHSAQDDIKALKRDFGFKFVNTADTMISSRLLSLEQSSLSHVVEHYHKVTLSKVEQKSNWEIRPLQKQQLKYAALDTAYLESIWLKMEEELKRRSLYEEAKSEFEFIASEEYVAKEGEGFSLGKFPDILNFTPLERRKILELLRYRDEKAKRINKASFRVFNNDRLSQAVREQPNEEKCVEWFGKKDGTEIFKLLIAEYNDPIDTSELSKRHGEDLNEDENHKFGNAKKWRLRIMRARRMEHSLLPSNKQLISILRAGPKDLEELKALHVFSDWKVQNYGPSLLAAIQGLPFDSMINRLVAIRSKEAFVAKRRKNQNSKDEG, from the coding sequence ATGCAAATCAATTCCAACTATATTCTCGTTGATACAGCAAAAGCTTTGGATTTGGCTCTGATTAATCTCAGACAGTCCAAAATCATGTCGATCGACACCGAGTCCTCCGGTTATTACACGTATTACCCCAAAGTTTGTCTCATTCAGATCAATTCTAATGGCAAAAATTACCTGATTGACCCCCTAAAAATCACAAATTTGTCAGCTTTGAGTCCTTTGTTCGAAGATCCGAACATTCTCAAAATCTTCCATTCGGCACAAGATGACATCAAAGCCTTAAAAAGAGACTTTGGGTTTAAGTTTGTGAACACGGCAGATACAATGATCAGTTCTCGATTGTTGTCATTAGAACAAAGCTCTTTGTCACATGTTGTGGAACATTATCATAAAGTGACTCTTTCTAAAGTAGAACAGAAGTCTAACTGGGAAATTCGCCCTCTTCAAAAACAACAACTTAAATATGCTGCATTAGATACAGCTTACTTAGAATCCATTTGGTTAAAAATGGAAGAAGAACTCAAACGCAGATCTCTTTATGAAGAAGCAAAATCAGAATTTGAATTTATTGCTTCAGAAGAGTATGTAGCTAAAGAAGGAGAAGGTTTTTCTCTTGGTAAATTTCCTGACATTCTCAATTTTACACCCCTAGAAAGAAGAAAGATATTAGAACTCCTTCGTTATCGTGATGAAAAAGCAAAACGAATTAACAAAGCAAGTTTTCGAGTATTTAATAACGATAGGCTCTCCCAAGCGGTAAGAGAACAACCTAACGAAGAAAAATGTGTAGAATGGTTTGGTAAAAAAGATGGAACAGAAATCTTCAAACTATTAATTGCAGAATATAACGATCCTATCGACACATCTGAACTTTCCAAACGTCACGGCGAAGATTTAAACGAAGACGAAAATCATAAGTTCGGGAATGCCAAAAAATGGCGACTCCGCATTATGCGCGCTAGACGGATGGAACATTCCCTTCTTCCTTCAAACAAACAGTTGATCAGCATTCTGCGTGCTGGACCTAAAGACTTAGAAGAACTAAAAGCATTACATGTATTTTCAGATTGGAAGGTCCAAAACTATGGGCCGAGTTTACTTGCTGCCATCCAAGGATTGCCTTTTGATTCGATGATCAACCGATTGGTGGCCATAAGATCCAAAGAAGCATTTGTTGCCAAACGAAGGAAAAACCAAAACTCGAAAGACGAGGGTTGA
- the queC gene encoding 7-cyano-7-deazaguanine synthase QueC, with protein MPTKSKGAVVLLSGGLDSTTCLYEALQEYGYPKVKKPPILAISFHYSQKHIIELKKSKLITSRLGIPHVVQKLDPEFFLGSSLTEKKLKVRKNAGKILDSNSTEIPNTYVPGRNILFLSFAISLAEGHGYDSVYIGVNALDYSGYPDCRPEFIRAYQTMVNLGTKTGVTGDHSIQIKTPLLTMSKKEIIQRALELQVPLKDTHSCYDPVRGKPCGKCDSCLLRNKGFAELGMTDPSLS; from the coding sequence ATGCCCACGAAGTCAAAGGGAGCCGTTGTACTTCTGTCAGGTGGTCTTGATTCAACTACTTGTTTGTATGAAGCATTACAAGAATATGGTTACCCCAAGGTTAAAAAACCTCCGATCCTTGCTATTTCCTTTCACTATTCCCAAAAACACATCATCGAACTAAAAAAAAGCAAACTCATTACGAGCCGTTTAGGCATTCCACATGTGGTACAAAAATTAGATCCCGAATTTTTTCTGGGTAGTTCCTTAACAGAAAAGAAACTGAAGGTTCGAAAGAATGCAGGAAAGATTTTAGATTCCAATTCTACAGAAATCCCTAACACCTATGTGCCGGGTCGTAACATACTATTTTTATCTTTTGCCATTTCCTTAGCTGAGGGACATGGATATGACTCGGTTTATATCGGAGTCAATGCATTGGATTATTCGGGATATCCCGATTGTCGTCCAGAGTTTATCCGTGCCTATCAAACCATGGTCAATTTAGGAACTAAAACAGGTGTTACTGGAGATCATTCGATCCAAATCAAAACACCTCTTCTCACAATGTCCAAGAAGGAAATCATTCAAAGGGCTTTAGAACTACAAGTTCCATTAAAAGATACGCATTCTTGTTACGATCCTGTACGTGGAAAGCCATGTGGAAAATGTGACTCTTGTTTGCTACGAAACAAAGGGTTTGCAGAATTAGGAATGACAGATCCATCTCTCAGTTGA
- the queD gene encoding 6-carboxytetrahydropterin synthase QueD: protein MEEIELSKTFGFEAAHFLPNVPEGHKCRRMHGHSFRFSVTLKGQIDPHTGWLMDFGELKGLVKPILDAKLDHYVLNDVAGLENPTSENIAVWLWNQLKPKLPLLDKITIYETCTSSCVYRGPK, encoded by the coding sequence ATGGAAGAGATTGAACTTTCCAAAACCTTTGGTTTTGAAGCGGCCCATTTTTTACCAAATGTTCCGGAAGGACATAAATGTCGCAGGATGCACGGCCATAGTTTCCGGTTTTCTGTCACACTCAAAGGCCAAATAGATCCGCATACTGGATGGCTTATGGATTTTGGTGAACTCAAAGGTCTCGTCAAACCCATATTAGATGCTAAGTTGGATCATTATGTATTAAATGATGTTGCGGGTTTAGAAAATCCAACTAGTGAAAACATTGCGGTTTGGCTTTGGAACCAATTAAAACCCAAACTTCCTCTTCTCGACAAAATTACCATTTACGAAACCTGTACAAGTTCTTGTGTGTATCGAGGACCTAAATAG
- a CDS encoding tetratricopeptide repeat protein, translating to MKAKIQILLFGFILFYSLSPVFSETDDKETIEINAKIELEKVSRNIINALRYGKFVLADTEWKKIQAEVYQSYPEYDYLNGSLLYSRMEWQEAKESLNRALKKEPNHEAASFLLGMIYAQEDSWPEAKNTWMETNQISPYNPFYHYNLGLAYYILKDYNNAILSLNKSLEYKANYNEAKFILAKTYLEFNETEKAKAELTTILEQDPKHIQASHLMGRVVYITEKDPKKSLTYVKNPKLLGWREKKVYARCYFEIRKWRDAENLLRPIAYSPFADEYDQSFYLNLLLNLGYDERANDFFHFIQKQSQNESKIAEAYRMLLSSREGKDLLYHYFKLRY from the coding sequence ATGAAAGCTAAAATTCAAATTCTATTATTCGGTTTTATTCTGTTTTACTCTCTTAGTCCTGTTTTCTCAGAAACTGATGACAAAGAAACCATCGAGATCAATGCAAAGATTGAATTGGAAAAAGTCAGTCGCAATATTATCAATGCTCTTCGTTACGGAAAGTTTGTTTTAGCCGATACCGAATGGAAAAAAATCCAAGCAGAAGTTTATCAATCTTATCCTGAATATGACTATCTAAACGGAAGTTTGTTGTATTCGAGAATGGAATGGCAAGAGGCAAAAGAAAGTTTAAACAGAGCTCTGAAAAAAGAACCCAATCATGAAGCTGCAAGTTTTTTACTCGGAATGATTTATGCTCAAGAGGACAGTTGGCCCGAAGCAAAAAATACCTGGATGGAAACCAATCAAATCTCCCCTTACAATCCATTTTACCATTACAATCTGGGACTTGCTTATTATATTTTAAAAGATTATAACAATGCAATTTTATCTTTAAACAAATCACTTGAATACAAAGCAAACTACAACGAAGCAAAGTTCATTTTAGCAAAAACCTATTTAGAATTCAATGAAACGGAAAAAGCAAAAGCGGAACTCACGACTATCTTAGAACAGGATCCTAAACACATTCAAGCATCTCATTTGATGGGCCGCGTAGTTTATATTACAGAAAAAGATCCTAAAAAATCCCTTACTTACGTAAAAAATCCTAAACTTCTGGGATGGAGAGAGAAAAAAGTTTACGCAAGGTGTTATTTCGAAATACGCAAATGGCGAGATGCCGAAAATCTATTGAGACCCATCGCCTACTCACCGTTTGCCGATGAGTACGACCAAAGTTTTTATTTGAATTTACTTTTGAATTTAGGATATGATGAAAGAGCAAACGACTTCTTCCATTTCATCCAAAAACAATCCCAAAACGAATCTAAAATTGCCGAAGCTTACAGAATGTTACTCTCATCCCGTGAGGGAAAAGATTTACTCTATCACTACTTCAAACTTAGATACTAA